One genomic segment of Kiritimatiella glycovorans includes these proteins:
- a CDS encoding transposase, which translates to MRSQPFAQIWGDVSRFHPQNSRKNQKIKEIASSASRKIHKDTLIILDPSDIRKNYAEAMPFLGRVRDGSTGQIVNGYWSCLAVACEVGKRRMLPLHHRLWSAEAPDFISENHQLREIINMISRAVSRRGIYVIDRGGDRCKIYNHLLRNHWRFIIRLTGSRHLRYRGKNSRALDLAESCPMLYRDQLVKETREGEKTYQIEYGFRRVRMPGKKPWLYLIVVKGFGRKPMMLLTTEEVTKSRKSIWFIVEGYISRWLVEDALRFIKQSYKLEDVRVLSYQRLQNMMALVLAAIYFSAVWLGSSVKRAVLSAYAIKASKRFFGIAEFHYYALADGIAALLSRIGASRSPHPRSPPVSSFPQTWFPGFG; encoded by the coding sequence TTGCGTTCACAACCATTTGCGCAGATCTGGGGCGATGTCTCACGCTTTCATCCACAAAATTCGAGAAAGAACCAAAAAATCAAAGAGATCGCATCCTCCGCCTCGCGCAAGATACACAAAGACACGCTGATCATTCTGGACCCGAGTGATATCCGGAAGAACTACGCCGAAGCGATGCCCTTTCTTGGCCGGGTGCGTGACGGCAGCACGGGGCAGATCGTCAACGGGTACTGGAGCTGCCTGGCCGTGGCCTGTGAAGTGGGCAAGCGCCGCATGCTGCCGCTGCATCATCGCCTGTGGTCGGCCGAAGCTCCGGACTTTATCAGCGAGAACCACCAGTTGCGGGAGATCATCAACATGATCAGCCGGGCGGTCTCTAGACGAGGCATCTACGTGATCGACCGCGGCGGCGACCGCTGCAAGATCTATAACCACCTTCTCCGTAATCATTGGCGATTTATCATCAGGCTGACGGGCAGCCGCCATCTGCGCTATCGCGGCAAGAACAGCCGGGCCCTGGATCTGGCGGAGAGTTGCCCCATGCTCTATCGCGATCAGCTCGTCAAAGAGACTCGCGAAGGCGAGAAGACTTATCAGATCGAGTACGGTTTCCGGCGAGTCAGGATGCCGGGGAAGAAACCCTGGCTTTACCTGATCGTGGTCAAAGGCTTTGGCCGGAAGCCCATGATGCTGCTGACCACCGAAGAGGTGACGAAGAGCCGCAAGTCGATATGGTTCATCGTTGAGGGCTATATTTCACGCTGGCTCGTAGAAGACGCCCTCCGCTTTATCAAGCAGAGCTACAAGCTCGAAGACGTCCGCGTCCTCTCGTACCAGCGCCTCCAGAACATGATGGCGCTCGTGCTTGCCGCGATCTACTTCTCGGCGGTCTGGCTGGGCAGCTCGGTAAAACGGGCCGTTCTCTCGGCCTATGCCATCAAGGCCTCAAAACGCTTCTTCGGTATCGCAGAGTTCCACTATTACGCGCTCGCCGATGGCATCGCCGCTCTTCTCTCCCGCATCGGCGCATCGCGCAGCCCGCATCCCCGTTCGCCTCCTGTCTCAAGCTTCCCGCAAACGTGGTTTCCGGGGTTCGGCTGA
- a CDS encoding ISL3 family transposase, whose protein sequence is MTGNRVVAKLLRFKGLRVVGFGFEGRSNFVVTVTPHKNGCRCPECGRRGTIVRVMPEPRRWRDIPVCGWTVWLQHCPREIWCPTHGRVVEAIPWAGRFARVTYRFEYVMLKYCQIMTQKAAAQLLRIPRSTLSDVLHRTITRIRDGHRIRGLKTIGIDEISYAKGHKYATLVYDLDRSCVVWVGRGKKRETIDVFFHEVLSDYQKKQIRWACCDMSDAFMGAIKAHCPNATLVLDRFHIVKALNTAVDGVRKEQWRLAGGDERKALKGLRWLLYRHSSTRSKDDTQTLRALEKANNRIYRAWRLKDEFEQFWEYKAPWAAERFLKSWTTSALRSRLEPLRKFVTTLRQHYFGVLAFVNSRLTNAIAEGLNRIVKIVKNRASGFRTLDAFTDMIFLTVGDVDIPAQIPTRFRTV, encoded by the coding sequence ATGACCGGGAACAGAGTAGTCGCGAAGCTGTTGAGATTCAAGGGGCTGCGCGTAGTGGGCTTCGGTTTCGAGGGGAGGAGCAACTTCGTGGTGACGGTGACGCCACACAAGAACGGGTGCCGGTGTCCGGAGTGCGGCCGCCGCGGAACCATTGTTCGGGTGATGCCCGAGCCGCGGCGGTGGCGGGACATCCCCGTCTGCGGGTGGACCGTATGGCTTCAACACTGCCCCCGGGAGATCTGGTGTCCGACCCACGGACGGGTGGTTGAAGCGATCCCCTGGGCGGGGCGGTTCGCGCGTGTCACCTATCGCTTCGAGTACGTGATGCTGAAGTACTGCCAGATCATGACGCAGAAGGCGGCGGCCCAGTTGCTGCGTATCCCCCGTTCCACGCTCTCCGATGTGCTCCACCGGACGATTACCCGTATCCGCGACGGTCACCGGATTCGAGGGCTGAAGACCATCGGCATCGATGAGATCTCCTACGCCAAAGGCCACAAGTACGCCACACTGGTTTACGACCTGGACCGCTCGTGTGTGGTGTGGGTCGGGAGGGGCAAGAAGCGCGAAACCATTGATGTTTTCTTCCATGAAGTGCTCAGCGACTACCAGAAGAAACAGATCCGGTGGGCATGCTGCGACATGAGTGATGCCTTCATGGGGGCCATCAAGGCGCACTGTCCGAATGCCACGCTTGTCCTGGACCGTTTCCATATCGTCAAAGCCCTCAACACGGCCGTCGACGGTGTGCGTAAGGAGCAGTGGCGGCTGGCCGGCGGTGACGAGCGCAAGGCTCTGAAGGGACTGCGCTGGCTTCTCTACCGTCACTCCTCAACGCGATCCAAAGACGACACCCAGACCCTTCGGGCACTTGAGAAGGCCAACAACCGCATCTATAGAGCATGGCGGCTGAAGGACGAGTTCGAGCAGTTCTGGGAATACAAGGCACCCTGGGCTGCCGAACGCTTCCTCAAGAGCTGGACGACCTCCGCCCTTCGAAGCCGTCTGGAACCTCTGCGCAAGTTCGTCACCACGCTGCGCCAGCACTACTTCGGCGTCCTCGCTTTCGTTAACTCACGGCTCACCAATGCCATAGCCGAGGGGCTCAACCGCATCGTCAAAATCGTCAAGAACCGCGCCAGCGGATTCCGCACGCTCGATGCCTTCACTGACATGATATTCCTCACAGTCGGAGACGTAGATATCCCTGCGCAAATCCCAACCCGTTTCCGCACAGTATAG
- a CDS encoding ISL3 family transposase — MSQKSLFTDLLGIQGWGVVAGGIRIEEDGSVTVRIDRRSVGYSCGQCGEGLLFTYDTQPPRRIRDFPIWGRQCYLEVEFVRVDCPRCGVVIEGLDWVERYARQTVRYEKYVAGLCDLLPVSDVAALEGLSKDAVYRMDKKWLQRRDAKREERTVRYLGIDEISLRKGHRYATVFYDLERKEVIGLVKTRKERAVGGFFRCFGRKRCKAVEAVCMDLWQPFLNSVRRHCKNAVVVFDKFHVYKYLSDAIEAVRRHEQSICSDEEGKLIKGTRWLWLRASRNLKRKHKQTLEQIMAINRQLQKAYLLKEDFEAFYACSTREEAEAFLKGWIKRCKQSRLEPFIKLAKRLVRWSHGIFSYFEYRITNGVAEGINNKIKVLKRRSYGFHDEHYFFLKILNATGALPSFEQLSDPQL, encoded by the coding sequence ATGTCTCAGAAGTCATTGTTCACAGATTTGCTCGGGATTCAAGGATGGGGCGTAGTCGCCGGTGGAATTCGTATCGAGGAAGATGGCAGTGTGACGGTTCGAATCGATCGACGCAGTGTTGGTTACAGCTGTGGTCAGTGCGGGGAGGGGCTGTTGTTCACATACGACACGCAGCCACCGCGACGGATCCGGGACTTCCCGATCTGGGGCCGACAGTGCTACTTGGAAGTCGAGTTCGTCCGTGTGGATTGCCCTCGTTGCGGCGTGGTCATCGAGGGCTTGGACTGGGTTGAACGGTATGCTCGCCAGACCGTCCGTTATGAGAAGTACGTGGCAGGCTTGTGCGATCTGCTGCCAGTCAGCGATGTGGCCGCCCTGGAGGGCCTGAGTAAAGATGCCGTTTACCGAATGGACAAGAAGTGGCTGCAACGGCGTGATGCCAAGCGAGAGGAGCGCACGGTGCGATATCTGGGGATCGATGAGATCTCGCTGCGCAAGGGGCACCGCTACGCCACGGTTTTCTATGACTTGGAGCGCAAGGAGGTGATCGGCTTGGTAAAGACACGCAAGGAGCGCGCTGTGGGCGGGTTCTTCCGCTGCTTCGGTCGCAAGCGCTGCAAGGCTGTCGAGGCCGTGTGCATGGACCTCTGGCAGCCCTTCCTGAACAGCGTCCGACGGCACTGCAAGAACGCCGTCGTTGTCTTCGATAAGTTCCATGTCTACAAGTACCTCAGTGATGCCATTGAGGCCGTACGTCGCCACGAGCAGTCCATATGCTCTGACGAAGAGGGCAAGCTGATCAAGGGCACGCGCTGGCTCTGGCTCAGGGCCTCACGCAACCTGAAGCGCAAACACAAACAGACTCTCGAACAGATCATGGCAATCAACCGACAATTACAGAAAGCGTACCTGCTCAAGGAGGACTTCGAGGCGTTCTACGCGTGCTCGACACGCGAAGAGGCCGAAGCCTTCCTGAAGGGGTGGATCAAGCGGTGTAAGCAGAGCCGGCTGGAGCCATTCATCAAGCTCGCCAAGCGCCTGGTCCGGTGGTCGCACGGCATCTTCTCCTACTTCGAATATCGCATCACCAACGGCGTGGCCGAGGGCATCAACAACAAAATCAAAGTACTCAAACGCAGGAGCTATGGCTTCCACGATGAGCACTACTTCTTCCTCAAAATACTCAATGCAACTGGAGCCCTACCCAGCTTCGAGCAACTCAGTGACCCACAATTATAG
- a CDS encoding GH32 C-terminal domain-containing protein produces the protein MQKKFKFPLALTACLAALLGASPAGAQVFEDSFNATTAGAGSQTPKGHSNEVHNDLEKATFFFDFSDARSSVSGDADDTRVVELKGVDYVASIQAGGDGKAVDLSKGIYALPLQIDEPWEEATLFVRVRAADGFLDGGLMSLATKGLDIMVSAFHIDWGERGNLGVFARLGSVHRPVHAPLDLETGDWMDICVRWQPRSEGKPDTAVWAGFTGWTEVFVNGRLISRRCYRGPPPGAYDRNNRLTLGVDFEGQRFRGLVDHVALWDRALDNREIARLFKVGHVDTNLPAEGPLNGWNQEVGNAFFPKEMPRKERFEWIKRNTAQYVKQLRETDRAMYPTYHLTLPGFQYNTHGFYFNDRWHLFPVVSMGGARNLDLEQLFWAHLSSDDLLKWKVHTPLMPERFDANGAFYIDRYGTPSVVAGDAGPGVGYAVAKDDSLDEWEVQNRPKLRGNAPVIQQRNDPAVFQKNDRWYMVASGVSTERESSNIHLYRSENGIDWTYVKLLFEAEVGVGVQECLVAFIQNDLLVMSTNKALVQDSAANGHDYIVGRFENESFELLGSGISDYGYNSNPRYRPYNMWHGFTDDTGRTVVWQYQGRHGNNWEALRKGWFSTYSLPREIRIRDDYTLAFLPARELEELRNTSEPGKSFREHKIDGFKHLGTVSDTSENRISVTPGESGNSRLKFAKGSDEFTLSYSAHKERLILTQNRSSAASPDNQPYSVPLRLNDKEEVSFTLYLDRSMIEIYTPEGDVLSAWFRTDEVGDFTVEAGSMKEIKVHSWKMNPLQFD, from the coding sequence ATGCAAAAGAAATTCAAATTCCCCCTCGCCCTCACCGCCTGTCTGGCGGCGCTCCTCGGCGCCTCCCCGGCCGGCGCGCAGGTCTTCGAAGACAGCTTTAACGCCACGACAGCCGGAGCGGGTAGCCAAACGCCTAAAGGGCACTCGAACGAGGTTCATAACGATTTGGAAAAGGCCACATTCTTTTTTGATTTTTCGGATGCCCGGAGTTCCGTTTCGGGGGACGCAGACGACACTCGAGTCGTTGAGTTGAAGGGCGTCGATTACGTTGCTTCCATCCAAGCCGGTGGAGATGGAAAGGCGGTTGACTTGTCAAAGGGTATTTATGCGCTCCCCTTGCAAATCGATGAGCCCTGGGAGGAGGCCACGCTGTTCGTGCGAGTGAGAGCCGCCGATGGCTTTCTAGACGGGGGGCTGATGAGTCTGGCCACGAAAGGCTTGGATATCATGGTGTCTGCTTTTCATATCGATTGGGGAGAACGGGGCAATCTGGGTGTTTTCGCCCGTCTTGGTTCGGTTCATCGGCCAGTCCATGCGCCGCTCGACTTGGAAACCGGGGATTGGATGGATATTTGTGTCCGCTGGCAGCCACGATCCGAGGGCAAACCGGATACGGCTGTTTGGGCTGGCTTCACTGGCTGGACGGAGGTTTTTGTGAATGGACGATTGATTTCACGCCGCTGTTATCGCGGTCCCCCTCCGGGTGCTTACGACAGAAACAATCGTTTAACACTGGGTGTTGACTTTGAAGGGCAGCGTTTCAGAGGCCTTGTGGATCATGTTGCCCTTTGGGATCGTGCTCTGGATAATCGTGAAATCGCTAGACTTTTCAAAGTAGGCCATGTTGATACAAACCTCCCTGCGGAAGGGCCGTTGAATGGTTGGAATCAAGAAGTGGGCAATGCCTTTTTCCCAAAAGAAATGCCCCGCAAGGAGCGCTTCGAGTGGATCAAAAGGAATACCGCACAGTACGTTAAGCAACTGCGAGAAACGGATAGGGCGATGTATCCAACCTATCATCTTACTCTGCCAGGTTTCCAATACAACACGCATGGATTTTACTTCAATGATCGTTGGCACCTGTTTCCCGTCGTTAGCATGGGGGGAGCGCGCAATCTAGACTTGGAGCAACTGTTCTGGGCTCACCTAAGCAGTGACGATTTGTTGAAGTGGAAAGTGCATACCCCTTTGATGCCTGAACGTTTTGATGCAAACGGAGCGTTTTACATTGATCGATACGGGACCCCATCCGTTGTTGCAGGGGATGCAGGACCGGGAGTCGGGTATGCGGTCGCGAAAGACGATTCGTTGGATGAGTGGGAGGTGCAGAATCGTCCGAAATTGCGTGGAAATGCCCCGGTTATTCAGCAAAGGAACGACCCTGCTGTCTTTCAGAAAAATGATCGGTGGTATATGGTTGCGTCCGGTGTTTCCACAGAGCGCGAGTCATCGAATATCCATCTTTATCGATCCGAGAATGGAATTGATTGGACTTATGTTAAATTGCTTTTCGAGGCGGAGGTTGGAGTCGGAGTGCAAGAATGTCTCGTAGCCTTTATTCAAAACGATTTGCTCGTCATGTCGACAAACAAAGCGCTCGTTCAGGACTCGGCAGCTAACGGGCACGACTATATCGTTGGAAGATTTGAAAACGAATCGTTTGAATTGCTTGGGAGCGGCATCTCCGACTACGGTTATAACTCTAATCCGCGTTATCGTCCTTACAACATGTGGCACGGATTTACGGATGATACCGGAAGAACCGTCGTGTGGCAGTATCAAGGACGACACGGAAACAACTGGGAAGCATTACGCAAGGGTTGGTTTTCCACTTACTCTCTACCCAGGGAAATTAGAATAAGGGATGATTACACTTTGGCTTTTCTTCCGGCCAGGGAGCTGGAAGAACTACGTAATACTTCAGAGCCCGGGAAGTCTTTTCGGGAGCATAAAATCGATGGCTTCAAGCACTTGGGCACTGTTTCGGACACATCCGAAAATCGCATTTCCGTAACTCCCGGCGAATCGGGGAACAGCCGTTTGAAGTTTGCCAAAGGATCCGACGAATTCACGTTGAGCTACAGTGCTCATAAAGAACGATTAATACTTACTCAGAACAGATCTTCGGCGGCAAGTCCCGACAACCAACCCTACAGCGTTCCGCTTCGCTTGAATGATAAAGAAGAAGTCAGCTTTACGCTTTATTTGGATCGTTCGATGATAGAAATTTACACTCCTGAAGGCGATGTGCTGAGCGCTTGGTTTCGAACGGACGAAGTCGGCGATTTCACGGTCGAGGCCGGTTCAATGAAGGAAATCAAAGTTCACAGCTGGAAAATGAATCCCCTCCAATTCGATTAA
- a CDS encoding IS66 family transposase encodes MASVGLIVHIILGKFCDHLPLYRQEQIFKTRYR; translated from the coding sequence ATGGCCTCGGTCGGCCTGATCGTTCACATCATCCTGGGCAAGTTCTGCGACCACCTGCCGCTCTACCGGCAGGAACAGATCTTCAAGACCCGCTATCGTTGA
- a CDS encoding transposase has product MHPDLATGTIIYRSGMNPKIRRNFEVFTPCDFIAAITQHIPDKNFQLVRYYGWYSNKMRGQRLKQAAAEERPGTQTAG; this is encoded by the coding sequence ATGCATCCTGACCTGGCGACCGGAACGATCATCTACCGCTCCGGCATGAACCCCAAGATTCGACGCAACTTTGAGGTTTTCACCCCCTGCGACTTTATCGCCGCCATCACCCAGCACATCCCCGACAAAAACTTCCAACTCGTCCGCTACTACGGATGGTACAGCAACAAGATGCGCGGACAGCGTCTCAAGCAGGCCGCAGCGGAAGAGCGCCCCGGCACCCAAACGGCTGGTTGA